tttgtgcacTTTAAAGATTCCAGTCACTGACTttgcttcaaaaaattaattaattaatttgaaaggcagagcatcagagagagggagagacagagagatgtttccATTCatagcttcactccccaaattactttaatagccagggctgggctgggtggaagccaagagccaggaactccatctgggtctcctgtgtgggtggcaggagtccaacaACTTAGGCTGgtatcagctgctttcccaggtgtactcgCAGGAAGatgggtcggaagcagagcagctgaaacaTGAACTGGCAACccaatatgggacactggtgttgcaggAAATGGCTTGacctactgagccacaatgccagccccataactcattttcttctgattttactATTTCCATTGAAAAGCCAGCTGTCCATCACTGCAAGTCCTCAGAAGAGAATGTCTTTTTTctctgtttgtttaaagatttatttatttatagttgcacacacacacacacacacacagagagagagagagagagagagagagagagagagagagagagataccatccattcactgatgcactccccagatggcctaggTTGGgcaaagctgaaaccaggagcttcatccaggtttccacatgggtagcaggggcccaaacacttgggccatcatccactgcttttctctggccattagcagggagctggatcagaagaggagcagccaggatgaaaaccagcgcccatatgggaagctggggtTGTAGgtgaaggctttacctgctataccacaatgctgtcccctctCTGACTGGTTTTAGgatgttttctttgtctttagttTCCATCAGTTGTATAACGATATACTTAGGTGGGTTTTTTCTTTGTATAGGCCTGAGTAAAGTTCATAGAGCTTCACAAATCTGGAATGTGATATCTTTCATCGACCTCAGAGAATCTTCAGTCAGTAGCTgctcagatttcattttctcaactcTTCTTCGGACACTGTCACTGCACAGATGTGATGGAGATTTTTATGTCTTTCTGTGAATTCCATCATTTTTATCTTGGTTCAAtccacatgttttctctcatttgtcTTCTGAGTCATTTATCCAGTTCTCCGCTGTGTCTGATTCAGAGTTAACTCTATTAAACCATCGATTTCAGTGACTGTgtttttatttccagaatttttattttaatctttctttttcaaaaattaggtGCCAGGCCtctgacaatttttaaaacattttttcactGGTTTCCTTAAACATATTAATCACAGTTATTTTGATAACTCAGATCTCGTTCACTTTGGGACATTTCCATAGTTCATGGTTGTGGTTAAATTTAGTCATCCAGACCCATCTTTTGGCATGGTTAGTGATTTTTGATTCACGGGTATGTGTTctaagcggtggcttaaccctctatgcctcAGTATCTACCCATACTATATAGcgttttttaaaatgcttttgtatttgaaaggcagaaaaagagataatatatatatatatatatatatatatatatatatcttgttctgattttatatatataatatgtattatatatatatatgttctgcctttatatatatatatatacatatatatatatagagagagagagagagagacagagacagagacagagagagagattgagaatctccatcctctggtttacttcccaaatggtcacaacagccagggctgggcaaagctgaagtcaggagtcaggagctccctcttggtctcccacatgggtggcagagatgcaaACGCTTGAACCacctctgccgcctcccagggtgcacctaagcaggaagctggatcagaaggggagtagcCGGGTCTCTAAGTGAGCATTCCCAGCAACAACTCATCccctacaccaaatgcctgctctctcTCTGAATATTTGGATCCTGGAGTCTTAGTTGTCTTGGCTACTTTCAAATAGTTTTTGCTGTCATTGTTATCAATCtagtttttatagttttttaaaatatttatttagtatttgaaaagagagagagagagagatagagagagagagagagagagatcttccatctgctggtctacttcccaaatTGTTtgcaatgggtggggctgggcctggcggaagccaggtgcattagtagggagctggatggggaacaGAGCAGTGGAACCTTAACCGGTGCTCCTATGCGATGCCAGAATCAATTGCTGTGGTTTAATATGccacaccacaactccagcctctATGATTCATCATTGTATCTAGTCGACACGAGTCACTCAAAGCTCAAAcaatgtaagtaaaaaaaaaaacaaaaatccaggtTGATGGGAAAACAATAAAGGCACAGATATGGGACACGGCAGCGCAAGAGCGATACCGAGCTATAACATCAGCATACTATCGTGGAGCTGTAGGTGCCTTATTGGTTTATGACATTGCTAAGCATCTcacatatgaaaatgtagagcggTGGCTGAAAGAACTGAGAGATCATGCCGATAGTAACATTGTTATCATGCTCGTGGGCAACAAGAGTGATTTACGTCATCTCAGGGCAGTTACTACTGATGAAGCAAGAGCTTTTGCAGAAAAGAATGGTTTTTCATTTATTGAGACATCTGCTTTAGATTCTACAAATGTAGAAGCTGCTTTTCAAACAATTCTAACAGAGATATACCGCATTGTTTCTCAGAAGCAAATGTCAGACAGACGTGAGAATGACATGTCTCCAAGCAACAATGTGGTTCCTATTCATGTTCCACCAACCACTGAAAACAAGCCAAAGGTGCAGTGCTGTCAGAACATCTAAGGCATTTCTCTCCTCCCCTAGATGGCTGTGTATAGTCCATTTCCCAGGTCtgagatttaaatatatttgtaattcttgtggtcaaaaaaaaaaaaaaaacaaaacaaaaaaacccaccacaACATATAATTAAATCAATATTGGGAATTTCTATTCAACAAAGGATACCATAGAAGAAGCAAACTAATGAATGTAAGACTAAGAGGCAATATTTAAACCCCTAAAACTGGCAGTTAGTGCCTAGGTAGCAACAACATAGGAGATCCCATATAGGAAATGAGAAAAAGCTATGGATGTGCAGTTCCCAGAAAGGTAAACCAAATGACCCACACGTGAATGAAGAGGTGTCTGATTTCATGAATGATTGGAGGGATGTTTACAAAAACCACAATGGCATCCACTTCACAGCCAATCAGATTGGCAAAAACTAGAAAACCAACTACATGTTGATGATGAGgaggaaaagatttttaaaaaaatttgaaagtcaaagttacagagagagagagagagaatcttcctcctgctggttcactccccagatggctgcaatagccagggctgagccaggctgaagccaggagccaggagcttcatccccatctctcgtgtgggtgacagggtcccaagccctTGATCATAGTCTGCtggttttcctaggtgcattagcagggagctggattggaagtgaagccactggcacatgaaccagtgcccatatgggatgctggatctgGGGAAAGTCTTTAATGCTGATGGTGGGAGGGTTGGGGTGACTGCTCCAGACTTGAGTCTCACACACAGTGTGTGCATTCTATCCCAGGAATCCCATTCCAAACGAGACATCTCAGAGAATTTCACATGCGGTTGTGAGGGGCCGGGTATGACAGAGTTCCTGCCGCCAGTGTCTAGGGATCAGATAGGGACACATTCTCTGACTGTCCACTGCTAGGGAAATAAGAGTAAAGTGAAGTGGATCTGCTAGGTGGAATGCTATGTGGTAATTAACGAACTAAAGATACAATTAGCAAATGGTTAGATCTAAATGTTACATGGAACAAAAGAGTAGATATCACAGAAGGGTATCTGTGGCAACCATGATAATATTCAAATGCATTTTACAAAGCATCCAACACTTACTGCTTTGAAATACAGCAAACATACAGTAGTACAGAGTGGTTAGCATCCAGTCTCTGTATCTAGGTGCCCTGGCTTTGAGTTCTCCCAGGGGCAGTCTTGGGGAACATGACGGAACATATCCATGCCTTAGTTTCTTCACCCGTGAGATGGGAGCAACACAAGGACCTATCATGCTGTTAGGAAGATAAAAGTCGATGATATCCACAAAAGGGCTCAGACCGGGGCTATGGTAAACCCAGTGAGAGTGAGCaggaatagatttttttcaaagacatgCATTGAAACCTGCAGTGGGTACATATAGAATAGGACGAAGATGAAGAGGGAGGCtggagatgaagagaaagataaaataaagcaACAAATGGTCTTTCATGGGCGGATGGTTACAGAGTGGCCTGAATTGATAAGAATAATTAACTCAATTCTCTGACCTTAAGACGAcaccttccatccactccccTGCTGATGTGAAAAAGTTGAATCCAGAATGAACCTGATTATGAGCCTGGCCCTTCCTCTCCAGGGAGATCTGATCATCTCTGTCTGGGGCAGAATTCAGTGGCTCCATATTTGCGAGGGGCTAACCCTGCTGAGTAAACGCATACAATAAACTACCTATGGTGTCTCGTTAATTGTCCTTTAAATGCCTTGTTTCTGTTAAATCGGTTCATTTCTTAGATGCTCATTGTGAGTTAGCTCCTTCCTTAATAAGCCCCAAGTCACAGTTGGCCATATTTACAGACTTGCTaccctctccctcttgctgtttgCACTTAGGTCCAGGAAGAAATAGGCTCCTCACTTGGTGCCTGCCTCCCTTCCCGGGCATCTTTGGGAAACatctgggggcaggggtgtggaggAAGTGCATGCATGTGTTTTCTTAGAGGGGACTTCGCTGGATTGGAGCTAAGTAATCCGCACACTCATATCTCCAAGTGGAGGGCCGGCACAGGTGCTCTGAGGCCAGAGGAGGTGCGGCGCTGACACCCTGGGCTCAGGGGCCCCGTCACAAGTGGACAGCACAGAGGTAAGTCCAAGGCCTTGGGGATGGCCCCTGGCGCCAGCCCGAGCACCTGCTCAATGAGGCCACTGGCTTCCCAAAAGGCAATTTTGGAAATGGTGGACTCCAGGGAAATAATAGATTCTGGGTTCGTTTTCTTTTAATGAGCTGAATAACATAACAAGGGAAAAAGTCCTTGCAGAGGCGAGGAAATCAGGCTCTCTTCATATGTTTCTATTTTGATCTGTTTCCAGAGACCTTGAGTAACAGAATCCAGCGGACATAAAAATACCAGTAAGGATAAAGGTAGCCAGAATTCATGTGCTCTTGCCTTCAGGGGGCCCAGAGAGAATTTTGCATGCAAACACTAAGTTTTCTGCACCTGTCTCCTGAGAGGAGTGTCACAATGCCTTTTGTCCCTTTGAGATGGGAAGTTAGTCCTCAAGGAGGTACCGGACCCAGACTGGGGCCAGGCTTCCGGAGTTGAGATCCAGTGCAGTGTTTGAGGGCAAGAAAATTCctgctctctttcccttcccttcccttcccttcccttcccttcccttcccttcccttcccttcccttcccttcccttcccttcccttcccttcccttcctctcccctcccctcccctcccctcccctccttttcttttcttttcttttcttttctccttccttccttccttcctccctccctccctcccttccttctctctctctcattctttctttctgaaaaaaaaaaagatttattttagttattggagaggcagagggagagacacacacacacatacacacacacagagagagagagagagagacagagagagagagacagacagacagagagagaaccttctacttgctggctcactctccaaatgaacacaatagtcaaggctggaccaggtggaagccgggaactccatccaggtctcctatgtggttggcagaggaccaagcacttggaccatcttctgctgcgtgcccaggtgcattactggagagctgggtcaggagcagagcagttgggactggaacaaGCACTTACAggagatgctgatgttgcagtccgcctgtggcttaacctactgcaccacaacgctggcccccaaattcCCACTTTCTGTCACCTGTGAGAGTGTGGCCGCAGTGACCAacagcatctgctgctttccgaaTGTCTGGTGCATACGAGTTCTTTGCTAAGCGTTTTAGGCACCATTATCTTCTTAGCCTGATCACATCATGAACTAAGGCGATTTTACAGAAATAGAATGATCACCATAAGACACCTTGTTTAAGCTAAAATCCAGCAGAATTATGTGAGCTATGATACTGACAATCAGAGTCTGCCCAGGACTCTCTTACCATACCATTTCTCTGGGCTCTGCACTGTTTTAGAATTTCTAGAAATATGACCAGACTTAAACAGGAAGAAAATTATCCTGCAgggtttattttcttctaaaagtctTGACATGGATCGGGCTGTCTTACAACACTGCTCTCCTCACACAATGATGATTCCAAACACTGTCTGGTGTTAACAATCCTACCTACTTCAATtcaccttttttgaaaaaaaattatttgttttatgtgaaaggcccagtgataaataaaaaaaaggaaacacagagagagaaagaggtcttccatccgtgggttcactacctaaatggctgcaacacctgggtaAGCTTGTAAAGAAAAGTGGCTTATTGGGATCACTGTTTTGGGGGTTCCAGGGCACAATGCATCATCAGGTTGGCTGTGGCAAGGGCCTCagagggcaggagcaggtgcagagcaaaagatcacatcACAGCTGAGCACAAGGAAGGGGCTGGGCTCACTCCAAGGACAGTGCACTCTCGTGAGAACTCAGGGTCCCATGAGAAAGATCTTGACCCCTTCTGAGTGCTGCAACCCCCAGCCCCAAGTGGCCTAAgcctcacctcttaaaggtcccccTACTGCACTGAAAAGCAAGCCTCTGATGCAGGACCCTTTGGGGGACAAGACACATCCAAGCCACAGCGCAGCCCCTTGGTGTTCTGAGAAGCACTCTTGTAACAGCctgagccagcccagcccagggattCATGGCAGTTCTAGaatccaccaccaccagcacacGGGCCCTTTGCCCTCTCTATCCCCTCCCTACCTGTGATCCTGAATCTGAGCCCCCCCCCCAAGTTTGTGCTAAGATAACCCTTCTTTGCCGGGACTCATTCTCGGCCATCCCTGGGGCTTTGCCTTCCTCCAAGATGGGTttagaagggagaaggaaagagacaggggAGCGGA
This sequence is a window from Lepus europaeus isolate LE1 chromosome 21, mLepTim1.pri, whole genome shotgun sequence. Protein-coding genes within it:
- the LOC133750513 gene encoding ras-related protein Rab-11A-like; the encoded protein is MKSRSFDAQDSITESQNTMVRGAAPAGSTGCGQGQPLPVDLCFLSAKLMQWDVGKPHDHSQDAPSWLLPARPLGNVKRTGTAPWGDVSARVKKKTKIQVDGKTIKAQIWDTAAQERYRAITSAYYRGAVGALLVYDIAKHLTYENVERWLKELRDHADSNIVIMLVGNKSDLRHLRAVTTDEARAFAEKNGFSFIETSALDSTNVEAAFQTILTEIYRIVSQKQMSDRRENDMSPSNNVVPIHVPPTTENKPKVQCCQNI